The following proteins come from a genomic window of Candidatus Zixiibacteriota bacterium:
- a CDS encoding MFS transporter, giving the protein MSHVARLRTYLAQFDRGLWILSLGWLIASLGFAASIPFISIYFHNRLGMSTTQIGTFFAVMAIVRASFQAAGGEISDRIGRRPLLIQMPFYRIITFVALALAVQFEWGFWPIAVILLCNFMTGSMFLTAVMASVSDIVPSDKRLDGYAISRSAGNAGWAIGPAIGGYLAASSYAELFYFSAAVTLVGGLVFLKYLRIPESVAPRDRFRFADLVALRKDPSFAWHAALTLCLYLVVAQLVMPLSVYAVSMVGLHESDLGHLLALNGTMVVLLQLPVTRLTDRYRLTTLLSIGAALYFAGYALMGTLVGFWWFMGLIFVVTIGELLISPPTMTLTSRLAPEGRTGRYMGVYGFFVTLGWSLGPLYGGAILDGFQHDWIHAWWVISSLALVAAFGFWWLGRRLPAHVNEAQASLNNH; this is encoded by the coding sequence ATGTCGCACGTAGCGAGGCTGCGGACGTACCTGGCTCAGTTTGACCGTGGGCTGTGGATTCTCTCTTTGGGCTGGCTGATCGCCTCGCTCGGCTTCGCGGCGTCGATTCCATTCATCTCCATCTACTTCCACAACCGCCTCGGGATGTCGACCACCCAGATTGGTACTTTCTTCGCCGTCATGGCCATCGTCCGCGCGAGCTTCCAGGCCGCGGGCGGCGAGATCTCGGACCGCATCGGCCGCCGCCCGTTGCTGATCCAGATGCCGTTCTATCGGATCATCACCTTTGTCGCGCTGGCGCTGGCCGTGCAGTTCGAATGGGGCTTCTGGCCGATCGCCGTGATCTTGCTCTGTAATTTCATGACCGGGTCGATGTTCCTCACGGCGGTTATGGCGAGCGTTTCGGACATCGTCCCGTCCGACAAGCGGCTCGACGGGTACGCCATCAGCCGGTCGGCCGGCAACGCGGGCTGGGCAATCGGCCCGGCGATCGGCGGCTATCTCGCGGCGTCGTCCTATGCCGAGTTGTTCTACTTCTCGGCGGCAGTCACGCTTGTCGGTGGGCTTGTCTTTCTGAAGTACCTTCGCATTCCCGAGTCCGTCGCTCCGCGCGATCGCTTCCGGTTCGCCGATCTGGTGGCGCTGCGCAAAGATCCGTCGTTTGCCTGGCATGCCGCGCTGACGCTCTGCCTCTATCTTGTCGTGGCTCAGCTGGTGATGCCGTTGTCGGTGTACGCGGTCAGCATGGTCGGCCTTCACGAGTCAGACCTCGGACACCTGCTTGCGCTGAACGGGACGATGGTGGTGCTTTTGCAGTTGCCGGTGACGCGCCTGACGGACCGGTACCGACTCACGACCCTCCTGTCGATCGGGGCCGCATTGTATTTCGCGGGTTATGCCCTGATGGGCACGCTGGTCGGATTCTGGTGGTTTATGGGCCTGATTTTCGTCGTTACGATCGGCGAGCTGCTGATCTCACCGCCCACGATGACACTGACGTCGCGTCTCGCCCCCGAAGGTCGGACCGGTCGGTACATGGGCGTCTACGGATTCTTCGTTACGCTGGGGTGGTCGCTGGGACCGCTGTACGGTGGTGCGATCCTCGATGGATTCCAGCACGACTGGATACACGCGTGGTGGGTGATATCGTCACTGGCACTGGTGGCGGCGTTCGGATTCTGGTGGCTGGGCCGGCGGTTGCCGGCTCATGTCAACGAAGCCCAGGCGTCACTTAACAATCACTAG
- a CDS encoding VOC family protein, producing the protein MKPCPVCWIDFGAPDPVAAAGFFEELFGWNFIKESSPEYYQFMITDTIGGGISRSDNVPERSAVVVYIWVDSIDDTEAELQKRGGKVTLPKTVIHEGAWYAQFKDPSGNLFGLFESAPK; encoded by the coding sequence ATGAAACCCTGCCCTGTTTGCTGGATTGATTTTGGGGCGCCCGACCCGGTCGCGGCCGCCGGTTTCTTTGAAGAGCTGTTTGGCTGGAACTTCATCAAGGAATCGTCGCCGGAATACTACCAGTTTATGATCACGGATACCATTGGTGGAGGAATCTCACGCTCGGACAATGTGCCGGAGCGCTCTGCGGTCGTCGTTTACATCTGGGTCGACAGCATCGATGACACCGAGGCCGAACTTCAGAAACGCGGAGGCAAAGTCACCCTTCCGAAGACCGTCATCCACGAAGGCGCATGGTACGCGCAATTCAAGGACCCGTCGGGAAATCTCTTTGGGTTGTTTGAATCGGCTCCAAAATAG
- a CDS encoding chemotaxis protein CheW: MKTDVHKQGEKKSDGSSELLQLVSFNIGSEEFGVDILKVQEINRMVDITKVPQAPHYVEGVINLRGKVIPIIDLRKRFSLEVKAHDKNTRIVVVDIGGNIMGMIVDAVSEVLRLPSDTIEPPPELVTGINSEYIKGVAKLEDRLLIFLDLSKVIDVGEVASLV; this comes from the coding sequence ATGAAAACCGATGTCCACAAGCAGGGCGAGAAGAAAAGTGACGGCTCCTCGGAGCTGCTCCAGCTGGTGTCATTCAATATCGGCTCCGAGGAGTTCGGCGTCGATATCCTCAAAGTTCAGGAAATCAACCGGATGGTTGATATCACCAAAGTGCCCCAGGCGCCGCACTATGTCGAGGGTGTGATAAACCTGCGCGGGAAAGTCATTCCGATCATCGACCTTCGCAAGCGTTTCTCTCTCGAAGTAAAGGCTCACGATAAGAACACCCGGATCGTGGTTGTCGATATCGGCGGGAACATCATGGGGATGATTGTGGACGCCGTTTCCGAAGTGCTGCGTCTGCCCAGCGACACGATCGAGCCGCCGCCCGAACTCGTGACCGGAATCAACTCGGAGTATATCAAGGGCGTCGCCAAGCTGGAAGACCGCCTGTTGATTTTCCTCGATTTGTCCAAAGTAATCGATGTCGGCGAGGTAGCCTCGCTTGTATAA
- a CDS encoding DUF72 domain-containing protein, which produces MEHGKIRIGTSGFSYKDWLGNFYPNFCPDRDFLRYYSSQFNTVEIDSTFYRIPAAGTVRKWADTTPEDFVFAAKFPRTVTHEGEPGQRVDEAGRFIDAIRELGSKLGPLLLQFPYGFKPEEFGVLESIVSAMPEGLAVSVELRNKKWLTDQLYTLLKDRNISLCLIDHPWMPRLTVRTGPFQYIRLLGDRKKIESDFSFVRDEREDDLRSWRDVIRGAAQQGTDVFIYINNHYTGHSPTTARQLAGLVNGS; this is translated from the coding sequence GTGGAACACGGAAAAATCAGAATCGGAACCTCGGGCTTTTCCTACAAAGACTGGCTCGGGAACTTCTATCCGAACTTTTGCCCGGACCGGGATTTCCTGCGCTACTACTCGTCGCAGTTCAATACCGTGGAGATCGACTCCACGTTTTACCGGATTCCCGCCGCAGGCACCGTGCGCAAGTGGGCCGACACCACGCCGGAGGACTTCGTGTTTGCGGCAAAATTCCCGCGCACCGTCACCCACGAAGGTGAACCGGGTCAGCGGGTCGACGAGGCCGGACGGTTTATCGACGCGATTCGGGAACTGGGCTCAAAACTGGGACCGCTGCTGCTGCAGTTTCCCTATGGATTCAAGCCGGAGGAATTCGGCGTTCTTGAGTCGATTGTCTCCGCCATGCCGGAGGGTCTGGCCGTCAGTGTCGAACTTCGCAACAAAAAGTGGCTGACCGATCAACTGTACACCCTGCTGAAAGATCGCAATATCTCGCTTTGCCTTATCGATCATCCGTGGATGCCGCGCCTGACCGTCCGGACGGGCCCGTTTCAATACATCCGGTTGCTGGGGGACCGCAAAAAGATCGAGTCGGACTTCAGCTTCGTCCGGGATGAACGGGAGGATGATTTGCGTTCGTGGCGCGATGTCATACGCGGGGCGGCTCAGCAGGGAACCGACGTCTTCATCTACATCAACAACCATTACACGGGCCATTCCCCGACTACCGCCCGGCAGCTTGCCGGCCTCGTCAACGGGTCATAG
- a CDS encoding aminopeptidase codes for MKDKRNEVLARQLLDYSVRLKKGDVLYLEIKGKETLELGKQVIRLATERGATTFYYYNDESLLRQFVRAAGDDQFKTLAGLHLPLMQRADAYIGLRGSDNPFDMADIDQGQIDKQNSLFYKPVHLEERVKRTRWVVLRYPNNAMAQLAETSQEAFEDFYFDVCCADYAKMSKAQDKLFALMEATDKVHIKAPGTDLTFSIKGIPCVKCDGLRNIPDGEVYTAPVRDSVNGVITYNCPSLYQGSLYNNISFTFEKGKIVRATCTGDSAKLNKILDTDGGSRYVGEFAIGVNPFILHPMRDTLFDEKIAGSFHFTPGQCYDEAPNGNQSAIHWDLVLIQRSDYGGGEIWFDDKLIRKDGVFTDPQLEREFSRENLRRSDMD; via the coding sequence ATGAAAGACAAGCGCAACGAAGTACTCGCCCGCCAGTTACTCGATTATTCGGTCAGGCTCAAGAAGGGCGACGTGTTGTATCTCGAGATAAAGGGTAAGGAAACGCTGGAACTGGGCAAGCAGGTCATCCGACTGGCCACCGAGCGCGGCGCCACGACGTTTTACTACTATAACGATGAATCGCTGCTGCGCCAGTTTGTCCGGGCCGCCGGTGACGACCAGTTCAAGACTCTGGCAGGCCTCCATCTGCCCCTTATGCAGCGGGCGGACGCCTATATCGGCCTGCGCGGCTCCGACAATCCGTTTGACATGGCGGATATCGACCAGGGCCAGATCGACAAGCAGAACTCCCTATTTTACAAGCCGGTCCATCTCGAGGAGCGGGTCAAGCGCACCCGGTGGGTCGTGCTTCGCTACCCCAACAACGCGATGGCCCAGCTTGCGGAGACGTCGCAGGAAGCGTTCGAGGATTTCTATTTCGATGTGTGCTGCGCCGACTACGCCAAGATGTCAAAGGCTCAGGACAAGCTGTTCGCGTTGATGGAGGCCACGGACAAAGTTCATATCAAGGCGCCCGGGACCGACCTGACATTCTCGATCAAGGGAATCCCCTGTGTCAAATGCGACGGACTTCGTAATATCCCCGACGGCGAGGTGTACACGGCTCCGGTGCGCGACTCGGTCAACGGCGTCATCACCTACAACTGCCCGTCGCTGTACCAGGGTAGCCTGTACAACAACATTTCGTTTACGTTTGAGAAGGGCAAAATCGTCAGGGCGACCTGTACCGGCGACAGCGCGAAGTTGAACAAGATTCTGGATACCGATGGCGGCTCGCGCTATGTCGGCGAGTTCGCGATCGGCGTCAACCCGTTTATCCTGCATCCCATGCGCGACACGCTGTTCGACGAGAAGATCGCGGGATCGTTTCATTTCACGCCCGGCCAGTGTTACGACGAAGCGCCCAACGGCAATCAGTCGGCCATCCACTGGGACCTTGTCCTCATTCAGCGGTCCGATTACGGCGGCGGCGAGATCTGGTTCGACGACAAACTGATTCGCAAAGACGGTGTGTTCACGGATCCCCAGCTCGAGCGCGAGTTCTCGCGCGAGAACCTTCGCCGGAGCGACATGGATTGA
- a CDS encoding ferritin family protein, producing MDNIFEFAMQMELDGRQFYLDGAEKTKNLGLQKIFKQLADEEHRHYHVFKRLSEGEVSDAAAEMKTARGGLTLTKSLFREMAEQGKSTLPGDTERAVWTEAREIEEKSVQLYSDEAERQTDAKRKALLHLLADEERTHVYLIDNILTFLTDPSGFQESQDYRNFMSWEGHDKSGW from the coding sequence ATGGACAACATATTCGAGTTTGCGATGCAGATGGAGCTCGACGGGCGCCAGTTTTATCTCGACGGCGCAGAGAAGACGAAAAACCTCGGTTTGCAGAAGATTTTCAAGCAGCTCGCCGACGAGGAGCATCGGCACTATCACGTATTCAAGCGTCTGAGCGAAGGTGAAGTCAGCGATGCGGCCGCGGAGATGAAGACGGCGCGGGGCGGGTTGACGCTGACCAAGTCGCTTTTTCGCGAGATGGCCGAGCAGGGGAAATCGACCTTGCCGGGCGACACGGAGCGCGCGGTCTGGACCGAGGCGCGGGAGATCGAGGAAAAGTCGGTTCAGTTGTACAGCGACGAGGCGGAGCGCCAGACGGATGCGAAGCGCAAGGCGCTGTTGCATCTGCTCGCCGACGAAGAGCGCACGCACGTGTATTTGATTGATAATATTCTGACGTTTCTGACTGATCCGTCGGGATTTCAGGAGAGCCAGGACTACCGCAATTTTATGTCGTGGGAAGGGCATGATAAGAGCGGGTGGTAA
- a CDS encoding EamA family transporter — protein sequence MEERINPPPTRNHLLSAILIQQLIASLVYPVAKVGLAEMEAFTLAFFRFTIASVVLLAIVKSRRHDLAIERKDYPRIVLLGILIIPLNQTLFLVGQAMTAAGHGAFLFATTPLFVFLLARIHLKERTTVRRLTGIVMGLLGVGLIMWSGLRTAGTEYLLGDSIIFVAVIAWAYYSILGKDLVRKYGALRITAYALSSGAALYFPFGLYRAIAFDYSGVTYAAWLSVGYLAVGLSVIVYLIWYWLLKYMDASRAAVFQNIQPVVASITAYFFLGEQIGAAFVIGGLVVMAGVVLSET from the coding sequence ATCGAGGAGCGTATCAACCCGCCGCCCACGCGAAACCACCTGCTGTCGGCCATCCTGATACAGCAGCTCATCGCCTCGCTCGTCTACCCGGTCGCGAAGGTCGGGCTGGCCGAGATGGAGGCGTTCACCCTTGCGTTCTTCCGCTTCACCATCGCCTCGGTGGTGTTGCTGGCAATCGTAAAGTCCAGACGCCACGATCTCGCTATCGAGCGCAAGGACTACCCACGAATCGTCCTGCTCGGCATCCTCATTATCCCGCTCAACCAGACGTTATTCCTGGTTGGGCAGGCGATGACCGCCGCCGGCCACGGCGCGTTTCTTTTCGCGACTACGCCGCTGTTCGTTTTCCTGCTGGCGCGCATTCACTTGAAAGAGCGCACCACCGTCCGGCGGCTGACCGGTATCGTGATGGGTCTGTTGGGAGTCGGGCTGATCATGTGGAGCGGGCTCCGGACCGCCGGTACGGAATATCTGCTCGGCGATTCGATCATCTTCGTCGCCGTCATCGCATGGGCGTATTATTCGATTCTGGGCAAAGACCTGGTGCGGAAATACGGCGCCCTGCGGATCACCGCCTATGCGCTCTCCAGCGGCGCGGCGCTGTACTTCCCGTTCGGTTTGTACCGTGCGATCGCCTTCGACTACAGCGGCGTCACCTACGCCGCCTGGCTGTCGGTCGGCTATCTGGCTGTCGGGCTATCGGTGATCGTCTATCTCATCTGGTATTGGCTGCTGAAGTACATGGATGCCTCCCGGGCGGCGGTGTTTCAGAACATCCAGCCGGTCGTAGCATCGATCACCGCATATTTCTTCCTGGGCGAACAGATCGGGGCCGCCTTTGTGATCGGCGGCCTCGTCGTGATGGCGGGAGTGGTGCTGTCGGAAACCTGA
- a CDS encoding SDR family oxidoreductase: MDLALNGKLALVTGASSGLGAACATALAAEGVRVIVNARDKKRLSAAADTIEAACGTRPQMVVGDIATDKGLAAIEKAVARLPVDILVSNGGGPPAGQFLDHDAETWEGAGKLVLESAAALTRMVLPGMIKRAWGRLIYISSVGVLQPVDDLVLSNAYRAAVTGMCKTISNNYAHHRITANCVCPGYTATERLVSLATTRAHSSGKTREDVMDEFARMIPAARVGRPEELGALVAFLASDRAAYITGASIPVDGGLHRSLL, encoded by the coding sequence ATGGACCTTGCGCTGAACGGCAAGCTGGCGCTGGTGACGGGCGCGTCATCGGGCCTGGGGGCCGCCTGTGCGACCGCCCTGGCCGCCGAGGGTGTCCGTGTCATCGTCAACGCGCGCGACAAAAAACGGCTGAGTGCCGCCGCCGACACGATTGAGGCGGCGTGCGGCACTCGTCCCCAGATGGTCGTGGGAGACATCGCCACCGACAAAGGACTGGCCGCAATTGAGAAGGCCGTCGCCCGGCTGCCTGTCGACATACTTGTCTCCAACGGGGGAGGCCCCCCGGCCGGCCAGTTCCTCGATCACGACGCGGAAACGTGGGAAGGCGCCGGGAAACTCGTGCTGGAATCGGCAGCCGCCCTGACGCGAATGGTCCTGCCGGGAATGATAAAACGCGCCTGGGGCAGGTTGATCTATATCTCGTCGGTTGGTGTCCTTCAGCCGGTGGACGATCTCGTGCTGTCGAACGCCTATCGGGCCGCGGTGACCGGGATGTGCAAGACGATCTCGAACAACTACGCGCATCATCGGATCACCGCCAACTGTGTCTGTCCCGGATACACGGCGACCGAACGGCTCGTGAGTCTGGCGACAACCCGCGCCCACAGCAGCGGCAAGACCCGGGAAGACGTCATGGATGAGTTCGCCCGCATGATTCCCGCCGCGCGGGTCGGCCGTCCCGAGGAACTCGGCGCCCTCGTGGCCTTCCTCGCCAGTGACCGGGCGGCCTATATCACGGGCGCTTCGATCCCGGTCGACGGCGGTTTGCACCGTTCATTGTTATAG
- a CDS encoding dipeptidase, which translates to MTPVEYLKKTEKKRMAELFEFLSFPSVSAKSEHKKDLVDCAQWLTGHLKGIGFTTRLVKTKGHPLVYAEYKAGKDLPTVMYYGHYDVQPPEPLELWKTSAFKPQIRGGAICARGASDDKGQTFTHIKGLEAILKTTGTLPVNVKMLIEGEEESHSVNLPAFIRKEKSKLGADIVVVSDTSQFSKDLPAVTFGLRGIAAAELYVYGPNRDVHSGTYGGTIANPINILCQIVAQLHDKNGRVTVPGFYAGVKPVSKWLKAQYKKLPNRERTFMKELDITALHGEKGFTTYERAWDRPTLDVNGIKGGYQGEGAKTIIASHASCKITMRLVPGQDPADVCNKLEKHLKKLAPKSVRIKVHKGGGARAVVVPTDGPWLDAAARAIEKGFGKKPVFMKEGGSIPIVVDFKQVLGLDTLLIGFGQNDDNIHSPNERFRVVDFERGCRTATYLPYELAAVKR; encoded by the coding sequence ATGACGCCCGTTGAGTATCTCAAGAAAACAGAGAAAAAGAGGATGGCTGAGCTGTTTGAATTTCTCTCGTTTCCGTCGGTTTCCGCCAAATCTGAACACAAGAAGGACCTGGTCGACTGTGCACAGTGGCTGACCGGGCATCTGAAAGGTATCGGGTTCACCACCCGGCTGGTAAAGACCAAGGGACATCCGTTGGTGTACGCCGAGTACAAAGCGGGCAAAGACCTGCCGACCGTGATGTACTACGGCCACTACGACGTCCAGCCGCCCGAGCCGCTCGAGCTATGGAAAACCTCTGCCTTCAAACCGCAAATTCGCGGCGGCGCGATTTGCGCCCGGGGCGCATCCGATGACAAAGGGCAAACCTTTACGCACATCAAGGGACTCGAAGCCATTCTCAAGACCACCGGGACTTTGCCGGTGAATGTGAAAATGCTGATCGAGGGTGAAGAAGAGAGTCATTCGGTCAACCTCCCGGCGTTTATTCGAAAAGAGAAAAGCAAGCTCGGGGCGGACATCGTCGTCGTTTCCGACACCTCGCAGTTCTCGAAAGACCTCCCCGCGGTGACGTTTGGCCTTCGGGGGATCGCGGCGGCCGAGCTCTACGTGTATGGACCGAATCGCGACGTGCATTCCGGAACGTACGGCGGCACCATTGCCAATCCGATCAACATCCTCTGTCAGATAGTCGCGCAGTTGCACGACAAAAACGGGCGCGTGACGGTCCCGGGCTTCTATGCCGGCGTCAAGCCCGTGTCGAAATGGCTCAAGGCGCAGTACAAAAAACTCCCGAATCGGGAGAGGACCTTCATGAAGGAACTGGATATCACGGCCCTGCACGGCGAGAAGGGCTTTACGACCTACGAGCGGGCATGGGATAGACCGACCCTCGACGTAAACGGGATTAAAGGCGGCTACCAGGGCGAAGGCGCAAAGACGATTATCGCGTCGCACGCCTCGTGCAAAATAACCATGCGCCTGGTGCCGGGGCAGGATCCGGCGGATGTCTGCAACAAGCTCGAGAAACACCTGAAAAAACTGGCGCCGAAGTCGGTGCGGATCAAGGTCCACAAGGGCGGTGGTGCTCGGGCTGTCGTGGTGCCGACCGATGGACCGTGGCTCGATGCCGCTGCGCGGGCGATCGAAAAAGGATTCGGCAAGAAACCTGTCTTTATGAAAGAAGGCGGCTCCATCCCGATCGTCGTCGATTTCAAGCAGGTACTCGGCCTCGATACGCTGCTGATCGGATTCGGTCAAAACGACGACAATATCCATTCGCCGAACGAGCGGTTCCGCGTCGTCGACTTCGAACGTGGCTGCCGCACGGCGACCTATCTTCCGTATGAGCTCGCCGCGGTGAAGCGCTGA
- a CDS encoding ferritin family protein, whose amino-acid sequence MSKEPSDSGILEPLRIALRLEHEGKQFFSEAAMRCEGQLPRRTFQFLASEEDKHIEHIEQFYQSLVDSADAVPPVVDDAATDERFESLRQQLDRLRASLSPDASDLEAYQTALQFENGAEAFYAEQAENADKPAIREFYRWLIREEERHAELLESCIRFVKDPAGWFRKQDG is encoded by the coding sequence ATGAGCAAAGAGCCATCTGACAGCGGAATTCTGGAGCCGCTGCGCATCGCGCTGCGGCTCGAACACGAAGGGAAGCAGTTCTTCTCCGAGGCTGCCATGCGATGTGAGGGGCAGCTCCCTCGCCGGACCTTTCAGTTTCTGGCGTCTGAGGAAGACAAGCACATCGAGCATATCGAGCAGTTTTATCAGTCCCTCGTTGACTCCGCCGACGCCGTACCGCCGGTAGTTGATGATGCAGCCACCGACGAACGATTTGAATCGCTCCGGCAGCAGCTTGACCGCCTGAGAGCGTCACTGTCACCGGACGCATCGGATCTCGAAGCATACCAGACGGCTTTGCAGTTCGAAAACGGGGCCGAGGCGTTTTACGCCGAGCAGGCGGAGAACGCGGACAAACCGGCGATACGGGAGTTCTACCGCTGGCTCATTCGCGAAGAAGAACGTCACGCCGAACTGCTCGAGTCCTGTATTCGGTTCGTCAAAGACCCGGCCGGCTGGTTTCGCAAGCAGGACGGTTAG
- a CDS encoding ABC transporter permease subunit, whose protein sequence is MNGMIRDTIVEMKERKLFWLFIIVTGLAVLAIVGLKGWVEQMRMQEAPPEVQQAFGTMANQILVGWTSGFLSILVFFSVLGTAGLIPSMLSRGRAEFYMSKPISRSRLLLGKLFSVWSVYGGLVAVAGVLVMGLIAALYGIFQARVFFIVLEALIALFVWLSITGFVGTVSGSFALAVTTTFALWLAQYGLHLREYLVRLVDNKFVEIALDICYYILPKHSENGDLFVALAVGRPVPDWLPLWSSLLFAVAMYGLSVWAFRRKDY, encoded by the coding sequence ATGAACGGTATGATCCGCGATACGATTGTCGAGATGAAGGAACGAAAGCTCTTCTGGCTGTTCATCATCGTGACCGGCCTGGCCGTCCTGGCGATCGTCGGCCTGAAAGGCTGGGTCGAGCAGATGCGAATGCAGGAGGCGCCGCCCGAGGTGCAGCAGGCGTTTGGCACCATGGCAAACCAGATTCTGGTCGGGTGGACGTCGGGATTCCTGAGCATTCTCGTGTTTTTCTCCGTGCTCGGCACCGCCGGCCTGATCCCGAGCATGTTAAGCCGGGGCAGGGCGGAGTTCTACATGTCCAAGCCGATCTCTCGAAGCCGCCTGTTGCTCGGAAAGCTGTTTAGTGTCTGGTCGGTGTACGGCGGACTCGTCGCGGTCGCCGGCGTGCTGGTCATGGGGCTCATTGCCGCGCTGTACGGCATTTTTCAGGCGCGAGTCTTTTTCATCGTTTTGGAGGCGCTGATAGCCCTGTTCGTATGGCTGTCCATTACGGGATTCGTGGGAACTGTTTCGGGCTCCTTTGCGCTGGCAGTCACGACCACCTTTGCGCTCTGGCTCGCGCAGTACGGTCTGCACCTGAGGGAATACCTCGTTCGCCTGGTGGACAACAAGTTCGTCGAGATAGCGCTCGACATCTGCTATTACATACTGCCCAAACACTCCGAGAACGGCGATCTCTTTGTGGCCCTGGCGGTAGGCAGGCCGGTCCCGGACTGGCTGCCGTTGTGGAGTTCGCTGTTGTTTGCCGTTGCGATGTACGGGCTGTCGGTATGGGCATTCCGCCGCAAGGATTATTAG
- a CDS encoding ABC transporter ATP-binding protein produces MNIVSLDNVVKIYHTGLRRGNITALNEVSLSIDQGEIFGLLGPNGAGKTTLMKVLLGITRQTSGEVLIMGLPPSNAESREKIGYLPENHRFPSHLTGMGLMQLAGRMCGMAQSDIARRADELLKLVGMDKWADTKIRKYSKGMAQRIGLAQALINDPDLVCLDEPTDGVDPVGKIEIRQVLQRVREQGKSVLLNSHMLSEVESVADRVAILSRGRVRRIDSVSSLTSRQLEYEIEADIGDRFLDIPEEIGKQIAVTATGMRVEVKSREGITHIIDMLRQRRINIYAIKPVRLSLEQSFIELVQDQATPGGVQSGGGAQ; encoded by the coding sequence ATGAATATTGTCAGCCTTGACAACGTTGTCAAGATCTACCATACCGGTCTTCGCCGAGGCAATATCACCGCCTTGAACGAGGTGAGTCTGTCGATTGACCAGGGCGAGATTTTCGGATTGCTGGGTCCAAACGGCGCCGGAAAAACCACCCTCATGAAAGTGCTGCTCGGCATTACCCGGCAGACCTCGGGAGAGGTTCTGATTATGGGGTTGCCGCCGTCGAACGCCGAATCCCGAGAGAAGATCGGTTACCTGCCGGAAAACCACCGTTTCCCGAGCCATTTGACGGGCATGGGACTGATGCAGCTCGCCGGACGGATGTGCGGTATGGCGCAATCGGACATTGCCAGACGTGCCGACGAGTTGCTCAAGCTGGTCGGCATGGACAAGTGGGCCGACACGAAAATCCGAAAGTACTCGAAAGGGATGGCTCAACGGATCGGCCTGGCGCAAGCCCTGATCAACGACCCCGATCTGGTGTGTCTGGATGAACCTACCGACGGTGTTGACCCGGTCGGCAAGATAGAAATCCGCCAGGTGCTCCAGCGGGTGCGCGAACAGGGTAAATCGGTGCTGCTGAATTCCCATATGCTCTCGGAAGTGGAATCGGTTGCCGATCGCGTCGCCATCCTCTCCCGGGGCCGGGTCCGACGGATCGATTCGGTCAGCAGCCTGACCAGTCGTCAGCTCGAGTATGAAATCGAAGCGGATATCGGTGACCGGTTCCTGGACATCCCCGAGGAGATCGGCAAGCAGATCGCGGTAACGGCCACCGGCATGCGGGTAGAAGTGAAAAGTCGCGAGGGAATCACGCACATCATCGACATGCTTCGACAGCGCCGTATCAATATCTACGCGATCAAGCCCGTGCGGCTGTCGCTGGAACAGTCGTTTATCGAGCTGGTGCAGGATCAGGCCACGCCCGGCGGCGTGCAGTCGGGAGGAGGGGCGCAATGA
- a CDS encoding DUF1573 domain-containing protein: MKPLFYLLVSLVAAVSAVMAEPALEVSFEEYDFGTVIGRATVYHDFWFKSVGTDTVRIDDIKMGCDCAMLPLSTSKLAPGDSMAMRFTWTTERAQGLDRRFPRIFTNVSPDPYRLRYYAMCVTEPDSATPVSIKPYRFEFAQIAGVKRDSLTFTITNKSDLGYAIHLVSPATEHLEVTFPDTLAPNASVTGHVRVSPASVDQNFEETLTFQFDSRGVDPARFSIPVRQRLLGSAGASSSR; the protein is encoded by the coding sequence ATGAAACCCCTGTTCTATCTGCTGGTGAGTCTGGTCGCCGCAGTCTCCGCCGTAATGGCTGAGCCTGCACTGGAAGTGAGTTTCGAGGAGTACGATTTCGGAACGGTTATCGGCCGGGCGACCGTGTACCACGATTTCTGGTTCAAATCGGTAGGAACCGATACGGTGCGAATTGACGACATCAAGATGGGATGTGATTGCGCCATGCTGCCCCTGTCCACAAGCAAGCTGGCCCCGGGGGACAGCATGGCGATGCGGTTCACGTGGACAACCGAACGGGCGCAGGGGCTCGACCGGCGCTTTCCACGGATTTTCACCAACGTCTCCCCCGATCCCTACCGTCTGCGTTATTATGCGATGTGCGTGACCGAGCCCGACTCGGCGACCCCTGTATCGATTAAGCCGTATCGATTCGAATTCGCACAAATCGCCGGAGTGAAGCGAGACTCCCTCACTTTCACCATAACGAACAAAAGCGACCTCGGGTATGCTATCCACCTGGTGAGCCCGGCGACCGAACACCTCGAAGTGACCTTCCCCGATACGCTCGCACCGAATGCGTCGGTGACGGGCCATGTTCGGGTTTCGCCGGCGTCGGTCGATCAGAATTTCGAGGAGACGCTCACGTTCCAGTTCGACAGCAGGGGCGTTGATCCCGCGCGCTTTTCGATCCCGGTCCGTCAGCGCCTGCTGGGCTCTGCGGGAGCATCAAGTTCACGGTAG